One Pullulanibacillus sp. KACC 23026 DNA segment encodes these proteins:
- a CDS encoding YrrS family protein, with translation MAWNDPQMPSRVSRRSSRSKGRLLNLAIGIVIVAIVIVGGILFYSMMHAPANSAESHKASATKRVTSAASSKDGNSGTASSKADSGASKTDSTHKSSTDTTTSADPSDKSTSSNDGETDTTTTSSVYHFYGGGPNGPWEPIGTVQSEPHTTSYDSKSVDWAEQIKALLYATNINDNDYILWRLENGGAANMSKGIISTKEAQNEKYVVMLQWVKDKGWVPKSVTKE, from the coding sequence ATGGCCTGGAATGACCCGCAAATGCCATCCCGAGTATCACGGCGATCTAGCCGCAGTAAAGGAAGGCTTTTGAATCTTGCAATAGGAATTGTGATTGTTGCTATTGTAATAGTTGGCGGTATTTTGTTTTATTCGATGATGCATGCGCCGGCAAACAGTGCCGAAAGCCACAAAGCATCAGCTACTAAAAGAGTGACTTCTGCTGCTTCATCCAAAGATGGAAATTCAGGGACGGCAAGTTCCAAGGCAGATTCTGGAGCAAGCAAAACGGATTCGACCCATAAATCGTCAACCGACACGACGACTTCTGCAGATCCATCCGATAAGTCGACTTCATCAAACGATGGGGAAACCGACACCACTACGACAAGCAGTGTGTATCACTTCTATGGCGGTGGTCCAAATGGGCCTTGGGAGCCAATTGGAACGGTGCAATCGGAACCGCACACAACAAGCTATGATTCCAAAAGTGTCGATTGGGCGGAGCAAATTAAAGCTCTTCTTTACGCAACCAATATCAATGATAATGATTATATTCTTTGGCGTCTTGAAAATGGTGGGGCCGCTAATATGTCAAAAGGCATTATCAGCACGAAAGAAGCACAAAATGAAAAATATGTGGTCATGCTCCAATGGGTAAAAGACAAAGGCTGGGTGCCAAAGAGTGTCACAAAAGAATAA
- the mtnN gene encoding 5'-methylthioadenosine/S-adenosylhomocysteine nucleosidase — MRIGIIGAMEEEVQLLKNKMDKLITTTLAGCHFFEGVVDGKEVVLLQSGIGKVNAAMGAALLIQQFSPNYIINTGSAGGFDHKLKVGDVVISSEVRHHDVDVTAFNYEYGQVPGLPAAFLPDSRLVEAAEKAARSSQEDIQVVKGLIATGDSFMSDPERVEAVRAHFHDLQAVEMEAAAIAQVCHQFQVPFVIIRALSDIAGKESHISFDQFLETAAKHSAEHILLMLKELD; from the coding sequence ATGCGAATTGGGATTATCGGAGCAATGGAGGAAGAGGTCCAATTGCTCAAAAACAAAATGGATAAGCTGATAACGACAACACTCGCCGGCTGCCACTTTTTTGAAGGCGTTGTGGATGGGAAAGAGGTTGTTCTTCTTCAATCGGGTATTGGCAAAGTGAATGCGGCAATGGGGGCAGCGCTTCTCATTCAGCAATTTTCACCCAATTATATTATAAATACAGGCTCAGCCGGAGGATTTGACCATAAATTAAAAGTAGGAGACGTCGTCATCTCGTCAGAAGTTCGTCACCATGATGTCGATGTGACAGCCTTCAATTATGAGTATGGGCAAGTCCCTGGACTTCCTGCTGCGTTCCTTCCTGATTCTCGTTTGGTTGAGGCAGCCGAAAAAGCGGCAAGATCGTCGCAAGAGGACATTCAGGTCGTAAAGGGTCTTATTGCTACTGGAGATTCTTTCATGTCCGACCCAGAAAGAGTGGAAGCGGTACGAGCCCATTTTCACGACCTTCAGGCGGTTGAAATGGAAGCCGCAGCGATTGCACAGGTGTGCCACCAATTTCAAGTCCCTTTTGTTATTATTCGTGCGCTTTCTGATATTGCAGGAAAAGAATCGCATATTTCATTTGATCAGTTCTTGGAAACCGCAGCGAAGCATTCGGCAGAACATATCTTATTGATGTTAAAGGAGTTGGATTAA
- the udk gene encoding uridine kinase — MTKKPIIIGVAGGSGSGKTTVAREIYRNFPNQSIAVIEQDAYYKAQDHKTMEERLQTNYDHPLAFDHDLLVGHLKQLVEFQPIEKPVYDYTVHTRSDKIIPVEPKDVIILEGILILEDERLRDLMDIKVFVDTDADLRIIRRLVRDTNERGRTLSSVIDQYLHVVRPMHNQFVEPSKRYADIIIPEGGQNQVAIDLLVTKVHAILNQVL; from the coding sequence ATGACAAAAAAACCAATAATCATAGGGGTTGCAGGCGGATCTGGATCAGGAAAAACAACGGTTGCAAGAGAGATCTACAGAAATTTTCCTAATCAATCAATCGCAGTTATTGAACAAGATGCTTATTATAAAGCTCAAGATCATAAAACGATGGAGGAGCGTCTTCAAACCAATTACGACCATCCATTAGCCTTTGATCATGACCTTTTAGTCGGTCATTTAAAGCAGCTTGTCGAATTTCAACCCATTGAAAAACCGGTGTATGACTATACAGTCCACACAAGATCTGATAAAATTATTCCTGTCGAACCAAAAGATGTCATCATATTGGAAGGCATTCTCATTTTAGAAGATGAACGTCTGCGGGATTTAATGGATATTAAAGTCTTTGTAGACACGGATGCCGATCTTCGCATCATCAGGCGTCTTGTAAGGGATACCAATGAGCGTGGCCGTACGCTATCATCGGTCATTGACCAATATTTACATGTTGTACGTCCCATGCACAATCAATTTGTAGAGCCCTCTAAAAGGTATGCGGATATCATCATACCTGAAGGCGGCCAGAATCAGGTCGCTATTGATTTACTCGTGACAAAAGTTCACGCCATACTTAATCAAGTTTTATAA
- the mltG gene encoding endolytic transglycosylase MltG, translated as MSETQDKLDKLRKRADEARLVRRIVLIVLAALIIAIAGTAGYTYRYISRSLQPENAASHNKVIVTIPSGSSVKEISTILENKGIIHSGTVFHYFCKYRNEQDFMAGTYQLSPSMSIQTIINTLQSGKVYQPVLLKLTIPEGYWVKDIAATIADKTSLKESDILKKLSDRSYIKSHYLKNYPFLKTVLSDKYKEVTYPLEGYLFPATYSFSVKNPTLDQIVSKMLDKTQSVLNDNKGLISQSSLMNVHDILTMASLVEEEAPDQADREKIAGVFFNRLKKGMPLQTDPTISYALQKHLKNISHSELAFKSPYNTYTNKGLPIGPIDNPSLISIEAVLNPAKTDALYFFARPNGQVLYAKTLAQHNANVNKYKSEWNNQ; from the coding sequence GTGTCAGAAACGCAAGATAAGCTGGACAAGCTTCGGAAACGCGCGGACGAAGCCCGACTCGTAAGACGTATTGTTTTAATTGTTCTTGCTGCGCTCATTATCGCCATTGCGGGAACCGCAGGCTATACATACCGTTATATAAGCAGGTCTTTACAACCTGAAAATGCAGCGAGTCATAACAAAGTTATCGTGACTATTCCAAGCGGTTCATCAGTGAAAGAGATCTCAACTATTTTAGAAAATAAGGGCATTATTCATAGCGGTACTGTTTTTCATTATTTTTGCAAGTATCGAAACGAACAAGATTTCATGGCAGGCACTTATCAACTATCTCCATCTATGTCCATTCAAACCATTATTAATACACTTCAATCAGGGAAGGTTTACCAGCCTGTTCTGTTAAAATTGACGATTCCTGAGGGCTATTGGGTGAAGGATATCGCGGCAACAATAGCTGACAAAACCTCTTTGAAAGAATCAGATATTCTTAAAAAACTATCAGATCGATCCTATATTAAATCGCATTATTTGAAAAACTATCCTTTTTTAAAGACGGTTTTATCTGATAAATATAAAGAGGTTACCTATCCTTTAGAAGGGTACTTATTCCCGGCAACCTACAGTTTTAGTGTTAAGAACCCAACGCTCGATCAAATTGTGTCAAAAATGCTTGACAAGACCCAATCGGTTTTAAATGATAATAAGGGGTTAATTTCTCAAAGTTCATTAATGAATGTTCATGATATCTTGACAATGGCTTCATTAGTGGAAGAGGAAGCTCCGGATCAAGCCGATCGTGAAAAAATTGCCGGGGTCTTCTTTAATCGTTTGAAAAAGGGCATGCCGCTTCAAACGGATCCAACTATCTCTTATGCGTTGCAAAAGCATTTGAAAAACATATCGCATAGTGAGCTTGCTTTTAAGTCTCCTTATAATACGTATACCAATAAGGGGCTTCCAATCGGTCCAATTGATAACCCGAGCTTGATCTCCATTGAAGCTGTCCTTAATCCTGCCAAAACGGATGCGTTATATTTCTTTGCACGTCCGAATGGACAAGTCTTGTATGCGAAAACCTTAGCTCAACATAATGCAAATGTGAATAAATATAAGAGCGAGTGGAATAATCAATAG
- a CDS encoding penicillin-binding transpeptidase domain-containing protein, with amino-acid sequence MIHSKRILSIGILLLIAFGFLIYHLSMLQLFRTTSYSSGHVNLIQKSIEQRTTSYVVNDGRGALLDRNGVSLTTEKKRALILFPFLKNEDWPIDQVSHILGISSTDLTDALAAHNQPFAYKPMSISISSKQAQSINALHILGAEVLEVTLPKPGSLNSYILGVASQNPTLVKKRYSDLLNQGIISTATPVGTMGLQEAFDPFLLSRNETKLLYHTTGDGDPLFKNSVRYSSGASDSYYPLKVKTTLDASIQKMAEQLVTQSGIKKGGLVLLDAKSNNLLAMVSRPALNSSDPFKYPNYMLTPEFPGSVFKVVTAAAAIESNIVNDQMSFDCNQNVYGDGASNRQLGTLNFDDSFAESCNYTFATLGNRLLESNLNALDDTADKLGLLSKAGWTGDVFHYQNFEQIPGEGTTTIFKKASDRHQTKAIAQTAIGQLNVKVTPLAIANMMSTIARGGEKWEVRTATEIDYNNMGNMQLVTFPHKTIQGPSLKPYTIMQLQDLLREVVTSPKGTGRALQDAAYSVAGKSGTAETGKGTENSWFAGYFPADDPQYVLVAVDLDVSPGTGKALTLFKNMVNGLAKMPE; translated from the coding sequence ATGATTCATTCTAAGCGTATTCTATCAATTGGGATCCTTCTTTTAATAGCTTTTGGTTTTCTTATCTATCATCTATCTATGCTTCAATTGTTCAGAACCACCTCTTATTCGTCAGGCCATGTCAATTTAATTCAAAAGAGCATTGAACAACGGACCACCTCTTATGTGGTGAATGACGGCAGAGGAGCGCTCCTCGACCGCAATGGGGTTTCTTTGACGACTGAAAAGAAGCGGGCACTCATCTTATTTCCTTTTCTTAAAAATGAAGATTGGCCTATTGATCAGGTGAGCCATATTCTAGGTATTTCTTCAACTGATTTGACCGATGCCTTGGCGGCTCATAATCAACCCTTTGCTTATAAGCCTATGAGCATCTCTATTTCAAGTAAACAAGCCCAATCCATTAACGCACTTCATATACTAGGGGCAGAAGTGTTGGAAGTCACGTTGCCAAAACCAGGCAGCCTCAATTCCTATATCTTGGGAGTGGCTTCGCAAAATCCAACACTTGTAAAGAAACGTTACAGTGACCTTTTGAATCAAGGGATTATATCAACCGCAACCCCTGTTGGAACAATGGGGCTTCAGGAGGCTTTTGATCCTTTCCTCTTATCACGAAATGAAACCAAGCTTCTTTATCACACGACAGGGGATGGGGATCCGCTTTTTAAGAATAGTGTCCGTTATTCATCTGGGGCAAGTGACAGCTATTACCCGTTAAAAGTTAAGACGACACTTGATGCTTCCATTCAAAAGATGGCAGAACAGCTTGTGACTCAATCGGGTATTAAAAAAGGGGGACTCGTTTTACTTGATGCCAAAAGCAATAATCTTTTGGCCATGGTGTCACGGCCGGCTCTCAATTCTAGTGATCCTTTTAAATATCCAAACTATATGCTAACTCCAGAATTTCCTGGATCTGTGTTTAAAGTGGTGACAGCGGCAGCGGCTATTGAATCGAACATTGTCAATGATCAAATGAGTTTTGATTGCAATCAAAATGTGTACGGAGATGGGGCTTCGAATAGACAGCTAGGGACTTTAAACTTTGACGATAGTTTTGCTGAAAGCTGTAACTATACGTTCGCAACATTAGGGAATCGATTGCTGGAATCCAACCTGAATGCACTGGATGATACGGCTGACAAGTTAGGTTTGTTAAGTAAAGCAGGCTGGACAGGAGATGTCTTTCATTACCAGAATTTCGAACAGATTCCAGGAGAAGGAACAACGACGATTTTTAAAAAAGCAAGCGACCGCCATCAAACAAAGGCCATTGCTCAAACCGCGATTGGACAGTTGAATGTCAAAGTGACGCCTCTGGCCATTGCCAATATGATGTCAACCATTGCCCGCGGAGGAGAAAAGTGGGAAGTTCGAACAGCGACAGAAATAGATTACAATAACATGGGGAATATGCAGTTGGTGACGTTTCCTCATAAGACGATTCAAGGCCCCAGTCTCAAACCATACACGATTATGCAACTTCAAGACCTTCTTCGAGAGGTCGTGACATCCCCTAAAGGTACAGGGAGGGCCCTTCAGGACGCGGCGTACTCAGTAGCAGGGAAATCAGGAACGGCCGAAACAGGAAAAGGGACGGAAAATTCTTGGTTTGCCGGGTATTTTCCTGCAGATGACCCGCAATATGTATTAGTAGCCGTTGACCTCGATGTGTCTCCTGGCACCGGGAAGGCTTTAACGCTTTTTAAAAACATGGTCAATGGCCTAGCCAAGATGCCGGAATGA
- a CDS encoding YrhC family protein produces the protein MHIQEKEIEMMKKNRNDYKRFSFIFLYLSTFLYIGSLLPFDDKSTLNTSYCMLASCLLLSVSLFFYTLMRRLEKKYKNL, from the coding sequence GTGCACATCCAAGAAAAAGAAATTGAAATGATGAAGAAGAATCGGAATGATTATAAACGATTTAGTTTTATCTTCCTCTATTTAAGCACGTTTTTATATATTGGTTCCCTTTTACCATTTGACGACAAGAGTACACTTAACACAAGCTATTGTATGCTTGCGAGCTGTCTCCTTTTGAGCGTGTCTTTATTTTTTTATACATTAATGCGAAGACTCGAAAAAAAATATAAAAATTTGTAG
- a CDS encoding S-ribosylhomocysteine lyase, with amino-acid sequence MKKMNVESFNLDHTKVKAPYVRLVGVTEGSHGDKIYKYDIRFCQPNQEHMEMKGLHSIEHLMAENIRNHMDNVIDIGPMGCQTGFYLAILNNDSYEDVLEALEKTLNDVLEATEVPACNPVQCGWAANHSLEGAKAIASKMLAEKEGWTQVFAD; translated from the coding sequence ATGAAAAAAATGAATGTTGAAAGCTTTAATCTTGACCATACAAAAGTAAAAGCGCCTTATGTGCGTCTAGTCGGCGTTACAGAAGGAAGCCATGGGGATAAAATTTATAAATATGACATTCGCTTTTGTCAGCCAAACCAAGAGCATATGGAGATGAAAGGGCTCCATTCCATTGAGCATTTAATGGCAGAGAATATCCGGAATCATATGGATAACGTCATTGATATTGGACCAATGGGCTGCCAAACGGGTTTTTATTTGGCGATTTTAAACAATGACTCTTATGAGGACGTGTTGGAAGCACTAGAGAAAACATTGAATGACGTCCTTGAAGCTACAGAGGTTCCTGCCTGCAATCCGGTTCAATGCGGCTGGGCGGCCAATCACAGCCTTGAAGGGGCAAAAGCGATCGCATCCAAAATGTTAGCAGAAAAAGAAGGTTGGACACAGGTCTTTGCCGATTAA
- the ruvX gene encoding Holliday junction resolvase RuvX — translation MRIMGLDYGSKTVGVAISDALGMTAQGIETIHYVQHKQHEIYERLETLIKEYEVTKIVVGLPKHMNNSIGERGEASQRFANSLRKRWDLPVELVDERLTTVSAERMLISADVSRKKRKTVIDKMAATLILQSYLDQQHIGGL, via the coding sequence ATGAGAATAATGGGCTTGGATTATGGATCGAAAACCGTTGGTGTTGCCATTAGTGATGCTTTAGGAATGACAGCGCAAGGGATTGAAACGATTCATTATGTACAACATAAACAACATGAGATCTACGAGCGCCTGGAAACCTTGATCAAGGAGTATGAGGTTACCAAGATCGTTGTAGGTCTACCCAAACACATGAATAATTCGATTGGTGAACGGGGTGAAGCTTCACAGCGTTTTGCCAATAGTCTCAGAAAAAGATGGGACTTGCCAGTTGAACTGGTCGATGAACGGCTTACAACCGTATCCGCTGAGAGAATGCTGATTTCGGCTGATGTCAGTCGAAAGAAACGCAAAACAGTCATTGATAAAATGGCGGCAACTCTAATTTTGCAAAGCTATTTAGATCAACAACACATAGGAGGACTATAA
- a CDS encoding O-methyltransferase: MNQESNNRLQHYLNAFRKEPLPFMESLSLEAREAGVPIMQPETMSAVEQFIRLHKPGTILEIGTAVGYSAINMFLSSNGSAHVYTIERDESMVQKARHNIEALDLQSHITVIEGDALSPPPEIEKYGPFDLLFIDAGKGHYRTFFDAYTPFLSANGIVIHDNVLLRGYVLDPDQAPKRFKAMARKMHAFNIWLQDHPDFHTVLLPIGDGLSLSIKK, encoded by the coding sequence GTGAATCAAGAATCAAATAATAGGCTCCAGCACTACTTAAATGCTTTTCGGAAAGAACCGCTGCCGTTTATGGAAAGCTTAAGCCTAGAAGCTCGTGAGGCTGGCGTCCCCATTATGCAGCCTGAAACCATGTCAGCCGTTGAGCAGTTTATCCGTCTTCATAAGCCTGGTACAATCTTAGAAATTGGGACGGCGGTCGGGTATTCGGCTATAAATATGTTCCTCTCATCGAATGGCTCAGCACATGTCTATACAATTGAGCGTGATGAGTCGATGGTTCAAAAAGCCAGGCATAATATTGAGGCTCTCGATCTTCAATCTCACATTACGGTTATTGAAGGCGATGCCCTTTCCCCACCGCCTGAAATTGAAAAATATGGTCCTTTTGATCTGCTTTTTATTGATGCGGGCAAAGGGCATTACAGGACTTTTTTTGATGCTTATACGCCTTTTCTGTCGGCTAACGGGATCGTGATTCATGATAATGTCCTACTAAGAGGCTATGTGCTCGACCCGGATCAGGCACCAAAAAGATTTAAGGCTATGGCTCGAAAAATGCATGCGTTTAACATCTGGCTTCAGGACCATCCGGATTTCCACACGGTTCTTTTGCCCATTGGAGACGGATTATCTCTATCAATTAAGAAATAA
- the greA gene encoding transcription elongation factor GreA yields the protein MAEEKKHYMTLQGKQKLEEELKYLRTEKRKEVVERIKIARSFGDLSENSEYDAAKDEQAFVEAKISQLEQMIRDAIIIQEDESNPDVVSIGKSVTFIELPDGEEETFTIVGSAESDPFEGKISNDSPMAKSLIGRSLGDEVSVPTPDGELKVKIVKIH from the coding sequence ATGGCAGAAGAGAAAAAGCATTATATGACTCTTCAAGGTAAACAAAAACTTGAGGAAGAATTGAAATATTTAAGAACGGAGAAGCGCAAGGAAGTAGTTGAGCGGATTAAAATAGCTCGCAGCTTTGGTGACCTATCCGAGAACTCAGAGTATGATGCAGCTAAGGATGAACAAGCCTTTGTTGAAGCTAAAATTTCACAGCTTGAACAAATGATCCGTGATGCGATTATTATTCAGGAAGATGAGTCGAACCCAGATGTTGTCTCCATTGGTAAATCGGTTACGTTCATTGAACTTCCAGATGGTGAAGAAGAGACCTTCACGATTGTCGGAAGTGCGGAGTCCGATCCGTTTGAAGGGAAGATTTCAAACGACTCCCCAATGGCTAAGAGCCTAATTGGACGCAGTTTAGGCGATGAGGTTTCCGTTCCAACGCCTGATGGCGAATTGAAAGTTAAGATTGTCAAGATCCATTAA
- a CDS encoding IreB family regulatory phosphoprotein produces MDKTMKFQFPEDPNKQEVKDVLLKVFDALEDKGYTPINQVVGYLLSGDPAYIPRHQDARTIIRKIERDEIIEELVTFYIQHHKEGTK; encoded by the coding sequence ATGGATAAGACGATGAAGTTTCAATTTCCAGAGGACCCAAACAAGCAAGAGGTTAAAGATGTATTGTTAAAGGTGTTCGATGCCCTGGAAGATAAGGGCTATACACCGATTAATCAGGTGGTGGGATATCTTTTATCTGGTGATCCCGCATATATTCCCCGCCACCAGGATGCTCGTACCATCATCCGTAAAATTGAACGTGATGAGATCATTGAAGAACTGGTCACGTTTTATATCCAACATCATAAGGAAGGCACTAAATGA
- a CDS encoding DUF1292 domain-containing protein, giving the protein MTNEHTHDHEHEEEDRIIIPDENGEEHLFDILFTFDVEETDKSYIVVEPVEAEEDDDEEEAEVFAFRYEGDLDGDFSLFEIDTDEEWDMVEEMLNTFVDEEDL; this is encoded by the coding sequence ATGACAAATGAACACACGCACGATCATGAGCACGAAGAAGAGGACCGTATCATTATTCCGGATGAAAATGGAGAAGAGCATCTTTTTGATATCCTCTTTACATTCGATGTAGAAGAAACCGACAAATCTTATATTGTGGTTGAGCCTGTTGAAGCAGAGGAAGACGACGATGAAGAAGAGGCGGAGGTCTTTGCATTCCGTTATGAGGGCGATCTTGATGGCGATTTTAGCCTCTTTGAAATCGATACAGATGAAGAATGGGATATGGTCGAGGAAATGCTCAATACATTTGTCGATGAGGAAGACCTGTAA
- the alaS gene encoding alanine--tRNA ligase — MTQLSSRDIRQMFLDFFQEKGHKIEPSASLIPYEDPSLLWINSGVATLKKYFDGRVVPENPRLTNAQKAIRTNDIENVGYTARHHTFFEMLGNFSIGDYFKEEAITWAWEFLTDPKWIGFDPEKLSVTIHPEDDEAYELWHNKMGLPENRIIRLEDNFWDIGEGPSGPNTEIFYDRGEDYGNDPDDPELYPGGENERYLEIWNLVFSQFNHNPDGSYTPLPKKNIDTGMGLERLVSVIQNARTNFDTDLFIPLIRAVEGISGKTYGESKELDTAFKVIADHVRAVTFAISDGALPSNEGRGYVLRRLIRRAVRFAMELGIEKPFMDQLVPIVRDIMGEFYDVLNSRVPFVQKIIHSEEERFHETIHEGLAILNAIMEEKKQSSQAMIDGADVFKLYDTFGFPVELTEEYAEKEGLSIDREGFEQALEEQRERARQARQDTDSMQVQNETLRDITVKSEFVGYQKDETSAEVEVILRENELVDLAGPGEVVQIILSQTPFYAESGGQVADKGRLVNEDVEVEVKDVQKAPNGQNLHLVEIKKGVLTKGLVLKAEIAESLRRDTEKNHTATHLLHRALKDVLGEHVNQAGSLVTPERLRFDFTHFGKITEEELDRIEAIVNEKVWEGLTVETHQKGIAEAKAMGAMALFGEKYGEVVRVVQVGEYSLELCGGCHVRNTAEIGLFKIVSEAGIGAGTRRIEAVTGRSAYQRLNAYVKQLEAISRQLKAPVEKVNERIEGLSQQIRELEKENESLVAKLGNVEASDLQTKVQELNGIPYLAERVQGQDMNGLRAMVDHLKQQLKSAVIVLVSTDSEKVQIVAGVTKDLIDKGCHAGKLIKIVAERCGGGGGGRPDMAQAGGKDPSKIADALGAVKDYISELTV; from the coding sequence GTGACACAATTAAGCTCTCGAGATATTCGCCAGATGTTCTTAGATTTCTTTCAGGAGAAGGGACATAAAATTGAGCCGAGCGCTTCCTTGATTCCTTATGAAGATCCGTCCTTGTTATGGATTAATAGCGGTGTAGCTACTTTAAAGAAATATTTTGATGGGCGCGTCGTTCCTGAAAATCCTCGCTTGACAAATGCTCAAAAAGCGATCCGCACCAATGATATTGAGAATGTCGGTTATACGGCTAGACATCATACGTTTTTTGAAATGCTTGGGAATTTTTCCATTGGGGATTATTTTAAGGAAGAGGCCATTACATGGGCATGGGAATTCTTAACGGATCCGAAGTGGATTGGGTTTGATCCAGAGAAGCTGTCGGTTACCATTCACCCTGAAGATGATGAGGCCTATGAGCTCTGGCATAACAAAATGGGCCTGCCCGAAAATCGTATCATTCGGTTGGAGGATAATTTCTGGGATATCGGTGAAGGGCCAAGCGGACCCAATACGGAAATTTTCTATGATCGCGGTGAGGATTACGGCAATGATCCGGATGACCCTGAGCTTTATCCAGGCGGGGAGAATGAACGCTATTTAGAGATTTGGAATTTAGTGTTCTCTCAATTTAATCACAATCCGGATGGTTCTTATACACCACTGCCTAAGAAAAACATTGATACTGGGATGGGACTTGAACGTTTGGTATCTGTGATTCAAAATGCCCGTACGAATTTTGATACGGATTTGTTTATCCCGCTTATTCGTGCTGTGGAAGGCATCTCAGGCAAAACTTACGGGGAATCGAAAGAATTAGATACGGCATTTAAGGTCATTGCAGATCATGTAAGAGCGGTTACCTTTGCCATTTCAGACGGTGCCCTTCCATCTAATGAGGGAAGAGGTTACGTTCTTAGACGTCTGATCCGCCGCGCTGTACGGTTTGCCATGGAACTTGGGATTGAGAAACCTTTTATGGATCAGCTTGTTCCAATTGTCCGCGATATCATGGGTGAGTTTTATGATGTATTAAATAGCCGTGTTCCGTTCGTACAAAAAATTATCCATTCTGAAGAAGAGCGTTTCCATGAGACGATTCATGAAGGACTGGCTATTTTAAATGCGATCATGGAGGAGAAGAAACAAAGCAGTCAAGCGATGATTGACGGGGCTGATGTGTTCAAACTCTATGATACCTTTGGTTTTCCTGTCGAGCTAACAGAAGAGTATGCCGAAAAAGAAGGTCTTTCTATCGATCGTGAAGGCTTTGAGCAAGCGCTTGAAGAGCAGCGTGAGCGGGCAAGACAAGCGAGACAAGATACCGACTCCATGCAGGTTCAAAATGAAACGCTGCGTGACATCACGGTCAAAAGTGAGTTTGTCGGATATCAAAAGGATGAGACGTCTGCTGAAGTAGAGGTTATCCTTCGAGAAAATGAACTGGTTGATTTAGCCGGCCCTGGTGAGGTTGTCCAAATCATCCTCAGTCAAACCCCTTTCTATGCTGAAAGCGGAGGTCAAGTTGCCGATAAAGGCCGATTAGTCAATGAGGATGTTGAAGTTGAAGTCAAGGATGTTCAAAAAGCTCCAAATGGTCAAAACCTTCATTTGGTAGAGATCAAAAAAGGCGTTTTAACAAAGGGGCTTGTCCTTAAGGCTGAAATTGCGGAATCGCTTCGTCGTGATACGGAAAAAAATCATACGGCGACTCATTTACTGCATCGTGCATTAAAGGATGTATTGGGTGAACACGTGAATCAGGCGGGGTCACTCGTTACGCCGGAGCGCTTGCGCTTTGACTTTACTCATTTCGGTAAAATTACGGAAGAAGAGCTAGATCGCATTGAAGCGATTGTAAATGAGAAGGTATGGGAAGGCTTAACGGTAGAGACACATCAAAAAGGAATTGCGGAAGCGAAGGCAATGGGGGCAATGGCGCTCTTTGGTGAAAAGTATGGAGAGGTCGTCCGTGTCGTCCAGGTTGGGGAGTACAGCCTAGAACTCTGCGGCGGTTGCCATGTTCGCAATACAGCTGAAATTGGATTATTTAAGATTGTCAGCGAAGCGGGGATTGGTGCCGGTACACGCCGGATTGAAGCTGTGACAGGCCGTTCTGCTTATCAACGATTAAACGCCTACGTCAAGCAGTTAGAAGCGATTAGCCGTCAGTTAAAAGCGCCTGTTGAAAAGGTAAACGAGCGAATTGAAGGGCTCAGCCAACAAATTCGTGAGTTAGAAAAGGAAAATGAGTCACTTGTAGCGAAATTAGGTAATGTAGAAGCAAGTGATCTTCAAACAAAAGTCCAAGAGTTAAATGGCATCCCTTATTTAGCAGAGCGAGTTCAAGGCCAAGATATGAACGGTCTGCGTGCCATGGTAGACCATCTCAAACAACAATTGAAGTCGGCTGTCATTGTTCTGGTCTCTACCGATAGTGAGAAGGTTCAAATTGTGGCAGGTGTCACCAAAGATTTGATCGATAAAGGCTGTCATGCTGGAAAGTTGATTAAAATCGTTGCAGAGCGATGCGGAGGAGGCGGTGGCGGCCGACCTGACATGGCCCAAGCAGGAGGGAAAGATCCTTCTAAGATAGCAGATGCCCTTGGCGCCGTAAAAGATTATATTAGCGAGCTAACCGTTTAA